Proteins from a single region of Acanthochromis polyacanthus isolate Apoly-LR-REF ecotype Palm Island chromosome 11, KAUST_Apoly_ChrSc, whole genome shotgun sequence:
- the cited4a gene encoding cbp/p300-interacting transactivator 4a: MYIIPELTQKTNSSDYRDAAEFESAAGLHVAGASAGGTSPAPIQLLRTDSTLIHRGDQAAMAEHMMMPMTHGFRMGMNGPPQHNGQPGLRSLPNGQVMHYGRNPQNNMEAAMRQRQGMVGPGGMGGPVNGAPMPNHHHQMMSGNMMYNGQGPQQHHHMHPQQQQQQQGGHPQQYLPGNLTSQQLMASMHLQKLNTQYHGHPLSSANGHHLPNGAQYRVGPAQLSSMQHISGPLGLNGMDMDLIDEEVLTSLVLEFGLDRVQELPELFLGQNEFDFISDFVCKQQPSTVSC, encoded by the exons ATGTATATAATCCCTGAGTTGACCCAGAAAACAAACTCCTCTGACTACCGAGACGCCGCAGAGTTTGAATCCGCCGCAGGGCTGCATGTAGCCGGAGCATCAGCTGGAGGAACGAGCCCGGCACCGATCCAACTTCTCCGAACGGATTCCACATTAATACATCGG GGTGACCAAGCAGCCATGGCTGAACACATGATGATGCCCATGACCCACGGCTTCAGGATGGGCATGAATGGACCTCCACAGCACAACGGGCAGCCCGGCCTGCGCAGTCTGCCCAATGGCCAGGTGATGCACTACGGCAGGAACCCTCAGAACAACATGGAGGCTGCCATGAGACAGAGGCAGGGCATGGTGGGACCTGGAGGCATGGGGGGGCCCGTGAACGGAGCTCCCATGcccaaccaccaccaccaaatGATGTCTGGGAACATGATGTACAACGGTCAGGGCCCACAGCAGCACCACCACATGCACccgcaacaacagcagcagcagcagggtggCCATCCGCAGCAGTACCTTCCTGGTAACCTCACCTCCCAGCAGCTCATGGCCAGCATGCACCTGCAGAAACTCAACACTCAGTATCATGGACACCCACTGAGCTCAGCCAATGGCCACCACCTACCCAACGGCGCTCAGTACCGAGTGGGCCCGGCCCAGCTTTCGAGCATGCAGCACATCAGTGGTCCTTTGGGCCTAAACGGCATGGACATGGATCTGATCGATGAGGAGGTTCTTACTTCACTGGTGCTGGAGTTTGGTTTGGATCGTGTTCAGGAGCTGCCTGAGCTCTTCCTGGGACAGAACGAGTTTGACTTCATATCGGACTTTGTGTGCAAACAGCAGCCGAGCACGGTTAGCTGTTGA